The genomic window AAGTTTCCCCTGCTTAGTGCTAGTTTTAATATTATGTAAATTATTTCATTTTTCATATAATCAACTCATCCCAAAAATATTTTTAAATCTTTTAGTAAAGCTTTTTTCATTATTTGGCTCAATATTCAAGATGTCATCTACAATCAGTTCTAAGGATTTTTTAAATTTGTTGTTTATGTTTTGATTTACTATGGGTGTTTGGCTTTTGATTGAGTCATGTACTCTTTTATCATAATAAACATCGTAAAAATTAGCAATATCTTTTCCAAGAAAGTTGCTAACAGTTTTTTTGATTACCTGTTTAACAGGCTCTATCTCACTTTTTTCTCTTATCATATTTAATATTATATCAAGTTCTGAATGTACTCCTATAAAAGACAGGGCTTTTATAAGGGTGTATGCATTTACAATGGCAGTTGGCTCTGGTATTGTGATTAAAAATATTTTATCTGAGGCCAAGTAAAAAGAGTTTAATTTATCCGAATAACCAGCACCAATATCTATAATTAAATAATCATGATCTTTTGCTTTTAAAAAGAAATCTTCTGTCATTGAAGAAGTGAATCCATTCTGAAAAAGTTTCCAATCTTTAAAATCAA from Geotoga petraea includes these protein-coding regions:
- a CDS encoding MinD/ParA family ATP-binding protein, with amino-acid sequence MSPGYQDQAESLRSQFKKSDTKIISISGGKGGVGKSVFAVNLSAELAKREKSVLLFDSDAGFANAAILLGKNVKYNMSDYIDGRATLDQCIQETKYGVDVISSGFDFKDWKLFQNGFTSSMTEDFFLKAKDHDYLIIDIGAGYSDKLNSFYLASDKIFLITIPEPTAIVNAYTLIKALSFIGVHSELDIILNMIREKSEIEPVKQVIKKTVSNFLGKDIANFYDVYYDKRVHDSIKSQTPIVNQNINNKFKKSLELIVDDILNIEPNNEKSFTKRFKNIFGMS